The following coding sequences are from one Dama dama isolate Ldn47 chromosome 8, ASM3311817v1, whole genome shotgun sequence window:
- the TTLL4 gene encoding tubulin monoglutamylase TTLL4 — protein sequence MASARTEHYDIGLRRGQSFKQSGPAGTAPTLSPEKPSEGRVWAQAHQQVKPIWRLEKKHVGTLSAGLGPGLLGAPPQPAYFFCPSTLCSSGTTAVIAGHGNCCYLHSLPDLFSSTLLYRRSNYRHKAYQQLESFCLRSGPSEKRPFSLPQKRLPVRLTANKATSSKVIPMASSSTEPYSSLGAAGESPSGRSLASAISGKTPSPLSSSSSSYKPMLNNNSFMQPNSTKVPLSQATEGLKPVSSPKVQLISWHHSGGTGDCAFQPVEHKAPKSSGPALDNAPPHSTLSTPSSLDTSTTSVASSLYSQSNLVPRAESHPSGLDGGPVSQTLTKEVRFTEAVRKLTARGLEQKPRQGYHFEQTYFMNPSLQWDLLNQNRRWKPPVAGQQVPQEDTGADNRVLPAVSDPGDLDSAVFCTKRISIHLLASHSHGLSYSPACGSVIDSPRLGEDKTPVPPSPPQPLGVAEVATRLSSIHLGKLGREGPKEARELNSPPRTIGSATDLQLDPVETEDLEEELLDGLEDCCSQDENEEEEGDSECSSCSAVSPSESVAVISRNCMEFLTKPLSNEKVVRPALIYSLFPNVPPTIYFGTPDERVEKLPWEQRKLLRWKMSTVTPNIVKQTIGRSHFKISKRNDDWLGCWGHHMKSPSFRSIQEHQKLNHFPGSFQIGRKDRLWRNLSRMQSRFGKKEFSFFPQSFILPQDAKLLRKAWESSSRQKWIVKPPASARGIGIQVIHKWSQLPKRRPLLVQRYLHKPYLISGSKFDLRIYVYVTSYDPLRIYLFSDGLVRFASCKYSPSMKSLGNKFMHLTNYSVNKKNAEYQANEDETACQGHKWALKALWSYLSQKGVNSDAIWEKIKDVVVKTIISSEPYVTSLLKMYVRRPYSCHELFGFDVMLDEKLKPWVLEVNISPSLHSNSPLDISIKGQMIRDLLNLAGFVLPNADDIASSSSSSTTSLPSSPSDRCRVAPEYFTAQKMKKAYYLTQKIPDQDFYASVLDVLTPDDVRVLVEMEDEFSRRGQFERIFPSRISSRYLRFFEQPRYFNILTTQWEQKYHGNKLKGVDLLRSWCYRGFHTGAVSDSAPVWTLPASVLTVPKADATLSAFSKPETVKLRKHGSTEQNIPLSEDGTIPKLKKTQAGLSPPPRKLSSSEDSEDTNKEPSLSTQLLPVIKYSGQTSRLSASASSQSAGGSLLAAVSL from the exons ATGGCCTCAGCAAGAACAGAGCACTACGATATCGGCCTCCGCCGGGGACAGAGCTTTAAGCAGAGTGGGCCCGCAGGCACAGCGCCTACCCTGTCACCTGAGAAACCCTCCGAGGGCAGAGTCTGGGCTCAGGCTCATCAGCAGGTGAAGCCAATCTGGCGGCTGGAGAAGAAACACGTGGGAACACTTTCAGCAGGGTTGGGCCCAGGCCTCTTGGGTGCACCCCCGCAGCCAGCGTACTTCTTTTGCCCCAGCACTCTATGTAGCTCCGGGACCACAGCTGTCATTGCGGGCCACGGCAACTGCTGTTACCTGCACTCCCTCCCGGACCTGTTCAGCAGTACCCTGCTGTACCGCCGCTCCAACTACAGGCATAAAGCATACCAGCAGCTGGAGTCTTTCTGCTTGCGTTCAGGCCCGTCAGAAAAAagacctttctctctccctcaaaaGAGGCTCCCTGTCAGACTCACTGCCAATAAGGCCACGTCTTCCAAGGTCATCCCCATGGCCTCCTCATCCACGGAACCGTACTCCTCACTGGGAGCAGCCGGGGAAAGTCCTTCAGGGAGGAGCCTGGCCTCTGCCATCTCAGGGAAGACCCCATCTCcactctcctcttcttcctcttcctacaAACCCATGCTGAACAACAACTCCTTCATGCAGCCAAATAGCACTAAAGTGCCTTTATCGCAGGCCACAGAGGGCCTGAAGCCAGTATCCTCACCCAAGGTCCAGCTCATCTCCTGGCATCACTCAGGGGGCACCGGAGACTGTGCGTTCCAGCCTGTTGAGCACAAGGCGCCCAAGAGCAGTGGCCCTGCCCTAGACAacgcccctccccacagcacgctGTCTACCCCCAGCTCCTTGGACACCTCCACCACCAGTGTTGCCTCTTCCCTCTACAGCCAGAGTAACTTAGTCCCCAGGGCTGAGTCGCATCCCTCCGGCCTGGATGGTGGCCCTGTTTCCCAGACTCTGACTAAGGAGGTTCGGTTCACTGAGGCTGTGAGGAAGCTGACTGCAAGAGGCCTTGAGCAGAAACCAAGGCAAGGCTACCATTTTGAACAGACTTACTTCATGAACCCCAGCTTGCAGTGGGATCTCCTCAACCAGAACAGGCGGTGGAAACCTCCTGTGGCCGGCCAGCAGGTCCCTCAGGAGGACACTGGAGCAGACAATAGGGTCCTCCCTGCAGTCTCGGACCCCGGGGACTTGGACAGTGCAGTCTTCTGTACCAAACGCATCAGCATTCACCTCCTTGCCTCACATAGCCACGGGCTCAGCTACAGCCCTGCCTGTGGATCTGTGATCGACTCCCCACGTCTTGGAGAAGACAAGACTCCAGTTCCACCTTCTCCACCTCAGCCCCTTGGTGTAGCCGAGGTGGCCACCCGCCTCTCTTCCATCCATCTGGGCAAACTTGGGAGAGAAGGGCCTAAGGAAGCCAGGGAGCTGAACTCACCTCCTAGGACTATAGG TTCAGCTACTGACCTCCAGCTAGACCCGGTTGAAACTGAAGATCTGGAAGAAGAGCTACTAGATGGTTTGGAAGACTGCTGCAGCCAGGATGAGAATGAAGAGGAGGAGG GAGACTCAGAGTGCTCCTCGTGCAGTGCTGTCTCCCCCAGCGAGTCTGTGGCAGTGATCTCTCG GAACTGCATGGAGTTTCTGACCAAACCCCTTTCCAATGAAAAAGTTGTTCGACCAGCCCTCATCTACAGTCTCTTTCCCAACGTGCCCCCTACCATCTATTTTGGCACTCCAGATGAGAGAG TGGAGAAACTTCCCTGGGAGCAGAGGAAGCTGCTCCGGTGGAAGATGAGCACAGTGACCCCCAACATTGTCAAGCAGACCATTGGACGTTCCCACTTCAAGATCAGCAAGA GGAATGATGACTGGCTGGGCTGCTGGGGTCACCACATGAAGTCTCCTAGTTTCCGATCCATTCAGGAGCATCAGAAG CTAAACCACTTCCCAGGTTCATTCCAGATTGGGCGCAAGGACCGACTGTGGCGGAACCTGTCCCGCATGCAGAGCCGctttggcaagaaggagttcagTTTCTTCCCCCAGTCCTTCATCCTGCCCCAGGACGCCAAGCTCCTGCGCAAAGCCTGGGAGAGCAGCAGCCGCCAGAAGTGGATTGTTAAACCA CCAGCGTCCGCGCGAGGCATCGGCATCCAGGTCATTCATAAGTGGAGTCAGCTCCCCAAGCGGAGGCCCCTTCTGGTACAGAG GTATCTCCACAAACCCTACCTCATCAGCGGCAGCAAGTTCGATCTGCGGATCTATGTTTACGTCACCTCCTATGATCCTCTACGGATTTACCTCTTTTCAGATGGACTTGTCCGCTTTGCCAGTTGCAa GTATTCCCCTTCCATGAAGAGCCTTGGCAACAAATTCATGCACCTAACCAACTACAGTGTCAATAAAAAGAATGCCGAGTACCAGGCCAATGAAGATGAAACAGCCTGCCAGGGCCACAAATG GGCACTGAAGGCTTTATGGAGCTACCTGAGCCAGAAGGGAGTCAACAGTGATGCCATCTGGGAGAAGATAAAGGATGTCGTTGTCAAAACCATCATCTC GTCAGAACCCTATGTGACCAGCCTGCTGAAGATGTACGTGCGGCGGCCTTACAGCTGCCACGAGCTCTTTGGTTTCGATGTCATGCTGGATGAGAAACTCAAGCCCTGGGTTCTAGAAGTGAACATCTCCCCCAG CCTCCACTCCAACTCTCCGCTGGACATCAGCATCAAAGGCCAGATGATCCGTGACCTTCTGAACCTGGCAGGCTTTGTTCTGCCCAATGCAGATGATATCGCTTCCAGCTCCAGCAGCTCCACCACCAG CCTGCCCAGCTCTCCCAGTGACAGATGTCGAGTGGCCCCAGAGTACTTCACTGCACAGAAGATGAAGAAAGCCTATTACCTGACCCAGAAAATTCCTGATCAG GACTTCTACGCATCTGTGCTGGATGTCCTGACACCAGATGATGTTCGGGTTCTAGTCGAGATGGAGGATGAGTTTTCTCGCCGTGGTCAATTCGAACGCATTTTTCCGTCTCGAATCTCTTCTCGCTATCTCCGCTTTTTTGAGCAGCCACGATATTTCAACATTCTCACCACCCAGTGGGAACAGAAGTACCATGGCAACAAGCTCAAAG GAGTAGATCTGCTTCGGAGTTGGTGCTACAGAGGGTTCCACACAGGAGCCGTCTCTGATTCTGCTCCAGTG TGGACTCTCCCGGCCTCAGTTCTGACTGTCCCAAAGGCTGATGCGACACTCAGTGCTTTCTCCAAGCCAGAGACTGTCAAGCTGAG AAAACATGGCTCCACCGAGCAAAATATACCACTGTCTGAAGATGGGACCATACCCAAGCTGAAGAAGACCCAAGCTggcctttcccctcctcccagaaaACTCAGTTCCTCAGAGGACAGTGAGGACACCAACAAAGAGCCCAGCCTCTCCACCCAGTTGTTACCTGTGATCAAGTACTCTGGGCAGACTTCGAGACTCTCTGCTTCTGCCAGCTCCCAGTCAGCTGGTGGCTCCCTCCTGGCTGCTGTGAGCCTGTGA